CGACAACCTGAAAATTGGAGAAGCATCGCATTATCCATGTTTTTACTACACATGATAAATGCTACTATAATTCACCAAATTCTCATTCATTATCTGTATATAAACAGAGGTCCTGTTTGCATTTAAGTCTTACACATGctttggaaaaattgatacCATAATGCCGTTATGCTATTTCTATTTGCGACAATTTTATGACTTGAATAAAAGCTTAATTGCACCAAAAAACTACGGGATCTaagttgttattattattgttgttactGTTGTTTTTAGTATTATTTTGAACAATCTGCAAAAGTGTGACACAGATTTTGTGTATAGCTTACGAAACTGCGTACCTTACAATTCAACGTACTGCTCAAGACTTATACCAAtagacgaaaaaatttttaaatatctaaTTCAGAAGCATGTAAATTTATgttatttgttttacattGCAGAGAAAGCGCGTACGACTGTCAGGACTGGATTATTTTGGTACGAGTTGGCAACTGGTCGCCTAACGCTTGAAAATGTTCACCTGGTGTTGACGAAAGCCAATATTTCGCAGAAGCCTGTACCGTATAGGTGACCCTCTCTTTTTACCACAAAGTCCGTTACGTCCGCTAGAGTTGTCGTAGATGGATTGTACGGTGCATCAATCAAAAAAGTAAGCCCACCAATCATGATATGATCCTGAAGATTTTGCCCGACTCCTGGGCTGTCGTGAATAACCTTAATTCCAACCTCTTCCAGGTGATCTTTGGGTCCTATTCCTGAGAGCATTAGCAGTTTAGGCGATTGAATCGCGCCCGCTGAGAGTATTACCTCTTTTTTTGCACGAACAATGTGCCTCATGTTTTCTCGGACAAATTCAACTCCGTAAGCTGTTTTTGTCGTTTTATCGATGAGAATCTTATGGACCAGAGAATTCGTACTAATGTGTAGGTTTCTCCTATCAGCTGTGGATCGCAGATAGGCTTTCGACGTGCTGCATCGAAGGCCGTTTCTAGTAGTGGTTTGCGGCCGGTTAAATCCAGTTTGCGTCTTGCCGTTCACATCCACCTCATGGTAGCCCATTTCAGATATGGCATTCGAAAAGTATCCTTGCATCGGGTGTTCATACCTTGGATTTTCAACTGTAAGAGGGCCAGAGGTACCGTGATAAGGCGATTCGCGGAGACCGGGAATCGTCATATTTTCTGCCTTTTTAAAATACGGTAAAACGTCATCGTATCCCCATCCAGGATTCCCCGAATCCCTCCAGTTGTCGTAATCTCTTCGATTTCCACGTGCGTATAGCATGTAATTAAGGCTGCTGGATCCTCCAAGTGATTTTCCTCTGGTCCAGTGGCATTGATTGTCGACCATGCCCTTACAATAGCCCGAAGAAGATTCAGTTTTGAATTTCCAGTCCATATCAGTGTTCACAAGATTATAAGTCATTACAGGTACATCAGAAATGACTCTTTCATCACCTCCAGCCTCTAGTAGCAAGATAGtccagtttttattttccgttaATCTGTTGGCAAGTACAGCTCCTGCGGATCCTGCACCAATTACTACAAAGTCGTACTGGTCCAGCAGTTCAACCGTTGGAACGATGCGTGCTCTATTATCCTTGTCGACAATGTCAGGTCGAAGAAGCACTATTAGAACTtcgaaaaaagtaacaaaCCCGACTGTTACCCCGGCGCAGGACAAAGCTAAACGGATCCCTGTATATGCCCACTGAACAATCAGTTGGGGTACAGGCGTATTTCTGTCGGGTACAATGTCCATTGTAACTCTGTGATTTGGTCAAGTATTGCAACTGCTGTATCAAGAACTGAAGACGACACGAACATTGATCAAGCCTCCGTCGAAATGTCTGGTTTTTATattcgtaaaaatatttttgcgcatgcgcataCTTCAGGTCAAACGGGTACTTCATCCAATCAatttacacgtataataatgGTTTTGTTGACACACGAAAGGTTCAAATAACTGCTCAGGATTGAATATTTGTTTGCTTAATTCTATTTCTAAATTACACTTACTTACTTGTTAGGAAAATGATGCTCAgaacaaatatttgttttcttgtccCTGTTTCTATGTTCCACTTACTTAGTAAAATAAGAAGTGATCGAACGTTAGTTTTCTTGAACCTACTTGAAAGGTTGCATGCCTTGTGAATCGCGTCACGGAGATTTAACGCCATCAAAGGGACCCAAATTTTCAAGTGGAAATGAGATAACGGTTATTCGAAACTCAGAATTTATTTGATAAGGCGCGTAGAATATtaagcaaaataaattttgtttattatcaGCATGCAGAATATGAATGATTCTCAAGAGCTGTGGCATAAAATTTCTACGGACTTTTCATTACGTCATATCAACTCTTTTAGTAAACATATGATATTTAGCCCACTCGTTTTAGGTTTTAACCTCAAATTAAGTCCCAGCAAGCTGTAATTTGATGTATACCTTCATTTAGCGGTAAAATATAAGCCTTCATAAGTTCCAACGATTTCATTATACGCAAAACAATTGGGCAACAACGAACAAGGCGGGGAATGACTTTTCGTATTTATCTCCGTATCCGTTTGCCCTACGTCAGAAAtagtatttatcaaaaataaagataaaacaCTTATCTACGAAAAATGTGGCACACTTTTTCCCATGGAAATTGTGATTTCACCAAAATACGACGTATAAACTCTGCACCCATGCTTCCCTTTCCCTCAGGCTTAAAAACTCCATGTCTTCAAAAAGGAGCTTTGGATTAAAATCCCGAGTCCCCGCAAACTGCAGTTCTGGTTTCACAAACCCGAGTCTGCGAAACTTCTGGTTAAAAGCACAGGATCTTTTGGGTGTACGAGTTCCGTCCTGACTCGCGCTCAATTAAAAGCAGACcgtatttttataattgattcctaatttctaattttatcaGTCACGGTAAAATGACCCAGAA
The Neodiprion fabricii isolate iyNeoFabr1 chromosome 5, iyNeoFabr1.1, whole genome shotgun sequence genome window above contains:
- the LOC124182845 gene encoding glucose dehydrogenase [FAD, quinone]-like gives rise to the protein MDIVPDRNTPVPQLIVQWAYTGIRLALSCAGVTVGFVTFFEVLIVLLRPDIVDKDNRARIVPTVELLDQYDFVVIGAGSAGAVLANRLTENKNWTILLLEAGGDERVISDVPVMTYNLVNTDMDWKFKTESSSGYCKGMVDNQCHWTRGKSLGGSSSLNYMLYARGNRRDYDNWRDSGNPGWGYDDVLPYFKKAENMTIPGLRESPYHGTSGPLTVENPRYEHPMQGYFSNAISEMGYHEVDVNGKTQTGFNRPQTTTRNGLRCSTSKAYLRSTADRRNLHISTNSLVHKILIDKTTKTAYGVEFVRENMRHIVRAKKEVILSAGAIQSPKLLMLSGIGPKDHLEEVGIKVIHDSPGVGQNLQDHIMIGGLTFLIDAPYNPSTTTLADVTDFVVKREGHLYGTGFCEILAFVNTRYANSSIDYPDLELFLSSAAQNVNGQVIKSIFGLRDDFYASLFSNIIDKEAYSVLTALIHPKSRGYIKLRGNNITEQPIIVPNYLDHPDDLDVLVEGIFFAYNLSQTSTMKKLNARPNPNTIPECAHLNFPSRDYWRCYVRFFTLSVYHSTSTCKMGPTDDKMAVVDARLRVHGVNSLRVVDASIMPTIVSGNTNAPTIMIAEKAAEFIKKDWNPIFSGGCKTSNVKAWENIFPTLQSYAHA